One window of the Brassica napus cultivar Da-Ae unplaced genomic scaffold, Da-Ae ScsIHWf_1333;HRSCAF=1903, whole genome shotgun sequence genome contains the following:
- the LOC125596935 gene encoding RNA-binding protein Raly-like, which produces MGLRRTPLVLYILFIFHLHHDFTSVSSRSSSLDTNKESLHLNESKPVVDVFEGKARELAFVIKRRGSGKAGGGGGSSTSGGDGGSSGSSTSGGGGLVVAAIAAWEEEV; this is translated from the coding sequence ATGGGCTTGAGAAGAACACCGTTGGTTTTATACATTCTCTTCATCTTTCATCTTCATCACGATTTCACTTCCGTTAGCTCACGGTCTTCCTCACTTGATACGAACAAAGAGAGTCTTCATCTAAATGAGTCAAAACCAGTTGTTGATGTGTTTGAAGGAAAGGCTCGAGAGTTAGCTTTCGTTATCAAACGAAGAGGCAGTGGAAAAGCTGGTGGAGGCGGCGGTAGCAGCACGAGTGGAGGAGATGGGGGCAGCAGTGGTAGCAGCACGAGTGGAGGAGGTGGTCTGGTGGTGGCGGCGATAGCAGCGTGGGAGGAGGAGGTGTAA